In Modestobacter versicolor, a single genomic region encodes these proteins:
- the ileS gene encoding isoleucine--tRNA ligase yields the protein MSAPSGPFQALPPQVDLPALEHEVLEQWEADKVFARSLEGSADKPQWVFYEGPPTANGRPGTHHIEARAFKDVFPRFKTMQGFSVPRRAGWDCHGLPVEIAVEQELGFAGKPDIERFGIAEFNAKCRESVERHVDAFAELTSRMGYWVDMSTAYRTMDASYIESVWWSLKQVFDKGLLVEDHRVAPYCPRCGTGLSDHEVAQGYETLTDPSVYVRLPVTSGEWAGKADLLIWTTTPWTLPSNTAVAVHPEVGYVVARTDAGTFVVAEPLLAAVLGEDAEVLARTPGRDWEGVHYQRPFELVDFPADVDTHYVVLADYVTVEDGTGLVHQSPAFGAEDFAVGRAYGLPVVNPIDPSGHFLPDVPLVGGHFFKGADPTLVQDLQDRGVLFRELRYEHSYPHCWRCHTPLMYYAQPSWYIRTSQVKDQLLAQNERTNWHPENIQWGRYGDWLNNNVDWALSRDRYWGTPLPIWRNDADPSRMVVVGSLAELSELTGTDLSDLDPHRPFIDDVTFTVPGEEGTYRRVRQVIDAWYDSGSMPFAQWGAPHRNKAEFEAAYPAQFIAEAIDQTRGWFYTLMAVGTLVFGQSSYENVLCLGHILAEDGRKMSKHLGNILEPMPLMDRHGADAVRWFMLAGGSPWSARRVGHETLSEVVRKVLLTYWNTASFFTLYAETNGWDPTTSPAPPRAERPLLDRWALAELASVTAGVTEALEDFDTQTAGRLIAGFVDDLSNWYVRRSRRRFWDGDPAALGTLHEVLDGLTRLMAPFTPFVTERVWRSAVLPGSAGAVDSVHLASWPTVDADARDDVLVEQVALVRRLVELGRSARTAAKARTRQPLARALVAASGWSQLPRDLVAEVADELNVAELTELSAVEGSLVDVSVKVDFRAVGRRLGKQVQAVAAAVAAADPVELVAAYRAGTATVPVDGTPVALEEGDLVVTETPREGWTVASAAGLTVALDLTLTPELERAGLVREVVRLVQDARKSTGLAVSDRIELWWTGGGAIARALTEHAEALAGEVLATTVHAGEAGTGEGLEAPAGARVWIAKAR from the coding sequence GTGAGTGCACCTTCCGGGCCCTTCCAGGCCCTTCCCCCCCAGGTCGACCTGCCGGCCCTCGAGCACGAGGTCCTCGAGCAGTGGGAGGCCGACAAGGTCTTCGCGAGGTCGCTGGAGGGCTCGGCCGACAAGCCGCAGTGGGTCTTCTACGAGGGCCCGCCCACCGCCAACGGCCGGCCGGGCACGCACCACATCGAGGCCCGGGCCTTCAAGGACGTCTTCCCCCGGTTCAAGACGATGCAGGGCTTCTCGGTGCCCCGCCGGGCCGGCTGGGACTGCCACGGCCTGCCGGTGGAGATCGCCGTCGAGCAGGAGCTGGGCTTCGCCGGGAAGCCGGACATCGAGCGCTTCGGCATCGCCGAGTTCAACGCCAAGTGCCGGGAGTCGGTGGAGCGGCACGTCGACGCCTTCGCCGAGCTGACCAGCCGGATGGGCTACTGGGTCGACATGTCGACCGCCTACCGGACGATGGACGCCAGCTACATCGAGAGCGTCTGGTGGTCGCTCAAGCAGGTCTTCGACAAGGGCCTGCTGGTCGAGGACCACCGCGTGGCCCCGTACTGCCCGCGTTGCGGCACCGGCCTGTCCGACCACGAGGTCGCCCAGGGCTACGAGACCCTGACCGACCCGTCGGTCTACGTCCGGCTGCCGGTCACCAGCGGCGAGTGGGCCGGCAAGGCCGACCTGCTGATCTGGACGACGACGCCGTGGACGCTGCCGAGCAACACCGCCGTCGCCGTGCACCCGGAGGTCGGCTACGTCGTCGCGCGCACCGACGCCGGCACGTTCGTCGTCGCCGAGCCGCTGCTGGCGGCCGTGCTGGGCGAGGACGCCGAGGTGCTCGCGCGCACGCCGGGCCGCGACTGGGAGGGCGTGCACTACCAGCGGCCCTTCGAGCTGGTCGACTTCCCCGCCGACGTCGACACGCACTACGTCGTGCTGGCCGACTACGTCACCGTCGAGGACGGCACCGGGCTGGTGCACCAGTCCCCCGCCTTCGGTGCCGAGGACTTCGCGGTCGGCCGGGCCTACGGGCTGCCGGTGGTCAACCCGATCGACCCGTCGGGCCACTTCCTGCCCGACGTGCCGCTGGTGGGCGGGCACTTCTTCAAGGGCGCCGACCCCACGCTGGTGCAGGACCTGCAGGACCGCGGCGTGCTGTTCCGCGAGCTGCGCTACGAGCACAGCTACCCGCACTGCTGGCGCTGCCACACGCCGCTGATGTACTACGCGCAGCCGTCCTGGTACATCCGCACCAGCCAGGTCAAGGACCAGCTGCTGGCGCAGAACGAGCGCACGAACTGGCACCCGGAGAACATCCAGTGGGGCCGCTACGGCGACTGGCTGAACAACAACGTCGACTGGGCGCTCTCCCGCGACCGGTACTGGGGCACGCCGCTGCCGATCTGGCGCAACGACGCCGACCCGAGCCGGATGGTCGTCGTCGGGTCGCTGGCCGAGCTGTCGGAGCTGACCGGCACCGACCTGTCCGACCTGGACCCGCACCGGCCGTTCATCGACGACGTCACCTTCACCGTGCCCGGTGAGGAGGGCACCTACCGGCGGGTCCGCCAGGTCATCGACGCCTGGTACGACTCCGGCTCCATGCCGTTCGCCCAGTGGGGCGCCCCGCACCGGAACAAGGCGGAGTTCGAGGCGGCCTACCCGGCGCAGTTCATCGCCGAGGCGATCGACCAGACCCGCGGCTGGTTCTACACGCTGATGGCGGTCGGCACGCTGGTCTTCGGCCAGAGCTCCTACGAGAACGTGCTCTGCCTGGGGCACATCCTGGCCGAGGACGGCCGGAAGATGAGCAAGCACCTGGGCAACATCCTGGAGCCGATGCCGCTGATGGACCGGCACGGCGCCGACGCCGTCCGCTGGTTCATGCTCGCCGGCGGCTCGCCGTGGTCGGCCCGCCGGGTGGGCCACGAGACGCTGTCCGAGGTGGTCCGCAAGGTCCTGCTGACCTACTGGAACACCGCCAGCTTCTTCACCCTCTACGCCGAGACCAACGGCTGGGACCCGACGACCTCACCGGCCCCGCCGCGGGCCGAGCGGCCGCTGCTGGACCGCTGGGCGCTCGCCGAGCTGGCCTCGGTCACCGCCGGGGTCACCGAGGCGCTGGAGGACTTCGACACCCAGACCGCCGGGCGCCTGATCGCCGGGTTCGTCGACGACCTGTCCAACTGGTACGTCCGGCGCAGCCGCCGCCGCTTCTGGGACGGCGACCCGGCTGCGCTGGGCACGCTGCACGAGGTCCTCGACGGGCTGACCCGGCTGATGGCGCCGTTCACCCCGTTCGTCACCGAGCGGGTGTGGCGCAGCGCGGTGCTCCCGGGTTCGGCCGGGGCGGTCGACTCGGTGCACCTGGCCAGCTGGCCCACCGTCGACGCCGACGCCCGCGACGACGTCCTGGTGGAGCAGGTGGCGCTGGTCCGCCGGCTGGTGGAGCTGGGCCGCTCGGCCCGCACCGCGGCCAAGGCGCGCACCCGCCAGCCGCTGGCCCGGGCGCTCGTCGCCGCCTCCGGCTGGTCGCAGCTCCCCCGCGACCTGGTCGCCGAGGTCGCCGACGAGCTCAACGTCGCCGAGCTGACCGAGCTGTCGGCGGTCGAGGGGTCGCTGGTCGACGTCTCGGTCAAGGTCGACTTCCGGGCCGTCGGCCGGCGGCTGGGCAAGCAGGTCCAGGCCGTCGCCGCGGCGGTCGCCGCCGCCGACCCGGTCGAGCTGGTCGCCGCCTACCGGGCAGGCACCGCCACGGTGCCGGTCGACGGCACACCGGTGGCGCTCGAGGAGGGCGACCTGGTCGTCACCGAGACCCCGCGCGAGGGCTGGACGGTGGCCTCGGCCGCCGGGCTGACCGTGGCGCTGGACCTCACCCTCACCCCGGAGCTGGAGCGGGCCGGCCTGGTGCGCGAGGTCGTGCGGCTGGTGCAGGACGCCCGCAAGTCCACCGGGCTGGCGGTCAGCGACCGGATCGAGCTGTGGTGGACCGGGGGCGGCGCGATCGCCCGGGCGCTCACCGAGCACGCGGAGGCGCTCGCCGGGGAGGTGCTGGCCACCACCGTGCACGCGGGTGAGGCCGGCACCGGTGAGGGCCTCGAGGCCCCCGCCGGCGCCCGGGTCTGGATCGCCAAGGCCCGCTGA
- the pgeF gene encoding peptidoglycan editing factor PgeF codes for MTSRPAAPGAVRPRRVVTDRRGGRSASPYDSFNLGGHVGDDPADVAANRERLAGELGVPADQLVWMTQVHGTGVAIVEDAGENPVADVDALVTATPGLVLCVLVADCVPVLLADPVAGVVAAVHAGREGVRRGVVTAALAAMTRLGARPGDVEALLGPAVCGGDYEVPAAMQAEVARVAPAAAVRTRQGTPGLDLRAGIAEVLRGAGVRQVVHDPRCTVEDPRLFSHRRDGVTGRQAGVVWLDAR; via the coding sequence GTGACGTCGCGTCCGGCCGCTCCGGGGGCGGTGCGACCCCGACGGGTCGTCACCGACCGCCGGGGCGGCCGTTCCGCGTCCCCGTACGACTCGTTCAACCTGGGCGGGCACGTCGGCGACGACCCGGCGGACGTCGCCGCCAACCGGGAGCGGCTGGCGGGGGAGCTCGGCGTCCCCGCCGACCAGCTGGTCTGGATGACCCAGGTGCACGGCACCGGGGTGGCGATCGTCGAGGACGCCGGGGAGAACCCGGTGGCCGACGTCGACGCGCTGGTCACCGCCACGCCGGGGCTCGTCCTCTGCGTGCTGGTGGCCGACTGCGTCCCCGTGCTGCTCGCCGACCCGGTGGCCGGCGTCGTCGCGGCGGTGCACGCCGGGCGCGAGGGCGTCCGGCGGGGGGTGGTGACCGCGGCGCTGGCCGCGATGACCCGGCTCGGCGCCCGCCCCGGCGACGTCGAGGCGCTGCTGGGCCCGGCGGTCTGCGGGGGGGACTACGAGGTGCCCGCCGCCATGCAGGCCGAGGTGGCCCGGGTCGCCCCGGCGGCCGCGGTGCGCACCCGGCAGGGCACGCCCGGCCTGGACCTGCGGGCCGGCATCGCCGAGGTGCTGCGCGGAGCCGGGGTGCGGCAGGTCGTGCACGACCCGCGGTGCACCGTGGAGGACCCGCGGCTGTTCAGCCACCGCCGCGACGGGGTGACCGGCCGGCAGGCCGGTGTCGTCTGGCTGGACGCCCGCTGA
- a CDS encoding potassium/proton antiporter: MNTTVTVALAVGALVVLVAAVALRLADRIGLPSLLLYLAFGVALGESGLGVEFEDVALTQTLGVAALVVILAEGGLTTRWADVRRAVGPGVVLSTVGVVVSVAVIAAVGWWLLDFSWPFALLVGAVVTSTDAAAVFSSLRRLPLPRRMVASLELESGLNDAPVILLVLALSEQLTGGETHAWWLVLAEVVGELAGGSVIGVGIGFGGAWLLRRLALPLAGFYPLATLALCVLAFSSADLAHTSGFVAVYLCGLVLGNASLPHRAGTIGFAEGLASLAQIGLFVLLGLLVSPSRLPEAVLPALLIGGVLLLVARPLSVWASLVWFRLPFSQQVFISWAGLRGAVPIVLATFPIAAEVPGATRVFDTVFVIVVVFTVVQGWSLPAMARLLRIATPVTPRDVDVESAPLDELGAELMQLRVSETSQLHGVYLPELRLPEDAAVVLVVRDGRPFVPDRTTRLMRGDQALLVSARGSRREAERRLRAVSRAGRLATWRGEAGDPSETD; the protein is encoded by the coding sequence ATGAACACGACGGTCACCGTCGCGCTGGCCGTGGGAGCCCTCGTGGTGCTCGTCGCCGCCGTCGCGCTGCGGCTGGCCGACCGGATCGGGCTGCCCTCGCTGCTGCTCTACCTGGCCTTCGGCGTGGCGCTGGGGGAGAGCGGGCTGGGCGTCGAGTTCGAGGACGTCGCCCTGACCCAGACCCTCGGCGTGGCCGCGCTGGTGGTCATCCTGGCCGAGGGCGGGCTGACCACCCGCTGGGCCGACGTCCGCCGGGCGGTCGGGCCGGGCGTCGTGCTGTCCACCGTCGGGGTCGTCGTCAGCGTCGCGGTCATCGCCGCGGTCGGCTGGTGGCTGCTGGACTTCTCCTGGCCCTTCGCGCTGCTGGTCGGCGCCGTCGTCACCTCCACCGACGCCGCGGCGGTGTTCTCCTCGCTGCGGCGGCTGCCGCTGCCCCGGCGGATGGTCGCGTCGCTGGAGCTGGAGTCCGGGCTCAACGACGCCCCGGTCATCCTGCTGGTGCTGGCGCTGTCCGAGCAGCTCACCGGCGGGGAGACGCACGCCTGGTGGCTGGTGCTGGCCGAGGTGGTCGGCGAGCTGGCCGGCGGTTCGGTGATCGGGGTGGGCATCGGGTTCGGCGGCGCCTGGCTGCTGCGCCGGCTCGCGCTGCCGCTGGCCGGCTTCTACCCGCTGGCCACCCTGGCGCTGTGCGTGCTGGCCTTCTCCTCCGCCGACCTGGCCCACACCTCGGGCTTCGTCGCGGTCTACCTCTGCGGGCTGGTGCTGGGCAACGCCTCGCTGCCGCACCGGGCCGGCACGATCGGCTTCGCGGAGGGGCTGGCCTCCCTCGCCCAGATCGGGCTGTTCGTGCTGCTCGGGCTGCTGGTGTCGCCGTCCCGGCTGCCCGAGGCCGTGCTGCCGGCGCTGCTGATCGGCGGGGTGCTGCTGCTGGTCGCCCGGCCGCTCTCGGTGTGGGCCAGCCTCGTCTGGTTCCGGCTGCCCTTCAGCCAGCAGGTCTTCATCTCCTGGGCGGGGCTGCGCGGCGCGGTGCCGATCGTGCTCGCCACCTTCCCGATCGCCGCGGAGGTGCCCGGGGCGACGCGGGTGTTCGACACGGTGTTCGTGATCGTCGTCGTCTTCACCGTGGTGCAGGGCTGGTCGCTGCCGGCGATGGCCCGGCTGCTGCGGATCGCCACCCCGGTGACCCCGCGGGACGTCGACGTGGAGTCCGCGCCGCTGGACGAGCTCGGCGCGGAGCTGATGCAGCTGCGGGTGTCGGAGACCTCGCAGCTGCACGGGGTCTACCTGCCCGAGCTCCGGCTGCCCGAGGACGCGGCGGTGGTGCTCGTCGTCCGCGACGGCCGCCCGTTCGTGCCGGACCGGACCACCCGGCTGATGCGCGGTGACCAGGCGCTGCTGGTGTCGGCCCGCGGATCGCGGCGCGAGGCCGAGCGCCGGCTGCGCGCGGTCAGCCGGGCCGGCCGGCTCGCCACCTGGCGGGGCGAGGCCGGCGACCCGTCGGAGACCGACTGA
- a CDS encoding YggT family protein has product MALLLQIVSSVLFVFLILLFARFVVDWVMVLARSWRPQGLVAAGLEVVYTTTDPPLKAVRKVIPPLNLGSIRLDLGFMVLLIAVILLRNLVGALAGSVA; this is encoded by the coding sequence GTGGCTCTTCTCCTGCAGATCGTCTCGTCGGTCCTGTTCGTCTTCCTGATCCTGCTGTTCGCCCGGTTCGTCGTGGACTGGGTGATGGTGCTCGCGCGCAGCTGGCGCCCGCAGGGTCTGGTCGCGGCCGGGCTCGAGGTCGTCTACACCACGACCGACCCGCCGCTCAAGGCCGTGCGGAAGGTCATCCCGCCGCTGAACCTCGGGTCCATCCGTCTGGACCTGGGGTTTATGGTGCTCTTGATCGCCGTCATCCTCCTGCGCAACCTGGTGGGTGCCCTCGCGGGCTCCGTCGCATGA
- a CDS encoding YggS family pyridoxal phosphate-dependent enzyme: MAGRPLSSDATDGPSAEQLAENLREVRRRIDAAARAAGRDPAEVRLLAVSKTWPAEAVRVLAGLGQRDFAENRVQELSGKAAALADLPDLRWHLVGQLQRNKAAVVVRLGATVHSVDRASLVEALSRAAEREQREIGVFVQVDLGGPEGEIGARGGAEPADAPALADAVAAAPGLELRGLMAVAPRGADPAPAFARLAQLSARVRADHPGASGTSAGMSGDLEAAVAAGATVVRVGTALFGARPLASREETATDPVRSHESHQHHP, translated from the coding sequence CTGGCTGGACGCCCGCTGAGCAGCGACGCAACCGACGGGCCCTCGGCCGAGCAGCTGGCCGAGAACCTCCGCGAGGTGCGCCGGCGGATCGACGCCGCCGCCCGCGCGGCCGGGCGCGACCCGGCCGAGGTGCGGCTGCTCGCGGTCAGCAAGACCTGGCCTGCCGAGGCCGTCCGGGTGCTCGCCGGCCTGGGGCAGCGGGACTTCGCCGAGAACCGCGTGCAGGAGCTGTCGGGCAAGGCGGCCGCGCTGGCCGACCTGCCCGACCTGCGCTGGCACCTGGTCGGCCAGCTGCAGCGCAACAAGGCCGCCGTCGTCGTCCGGCTCGGTGCGACCGTGCACTCGGTCGACCGCGCGTCGCTGGTCGAGGCGCTCAGCCGGGCCGCCGAGCGCGAGCAGCGCGAGATCGGCGTCTTCGTCCAGGTCGACCTCGGGGGCCCGGAGGGCGAGATCGGTGCCCGCGGCGGCGCCGAGCCGGCCGACGCCCCGGCCCTGGCCGATGCCGTGGCCGCGGCTCCGGGGCTGGAGCTGCGCGGCCTGATGGCCGTCGCGCCGCGCGGGGCGGACCCCGCCCCGGCGTTCGCCCGGCTGGCGCAGCTGTCCGCCCGGGTGCGGGCCGACCACCCCGGGGCATCGGGTACATCGGCGGGCATGAGCGGCGACCTGGAGGCGGCTGTGGCAGCTGGGGCGACAGTGGTGCGTGTCGGTACCGCGTTGTTCGGCGCGCGCCCCCTAGCCTCGCGTGAGGAGACCGCCACGGACCCCGTGCGCTCTCACGAGTCACACCAGCACCACCCGTGA
- a CDS encoding cell division protein SepF codes for MAGAMRRMGVYLGLVEDDDARGGYDRYAARQSDYDHDDRGYDRGYDRYAADGHDEPLTDDRYGYGTGYGAGGYDTDYPVEAAADDRVEERAPEPEVSLGRRPATPRTLGLAPTSGGSTAARLGGSGLGAAGGSGIGASAGRSRISGGLAGGVSGSAGLAMSEPVAVDPTPAPEPAPAPEPKSKSYRITTVHPASYNEARTIGERFRDGMPVIMNLTEMEHADAKRLVDFAIGLTFGLHGSIERVTAKVFLLSPQDVDVTAEDKARIREGGFFSQS; via the coding sequence ATGGCCGGAGCCATGCGAAGGATGGGGGTCTACCTGGGCCTCGTCGAGGACGACGACGCCCGGGGCGGTTACGACCGCTACGCCGCTCGGCAGAGCGACTACGACCACGACGACCGCGGCTACGACCGCGGGTACGACCGGTACGCCGCCGACGGCCACGACGAGCCGCTGACCGACGACCGCTACGGCTACGGCACCGGCTACGGGGCCGGTGGGTACGACACCGACTACCCGGTCGAGGCCGCCGCCGACGACCGGGTGGAGGAGCGCGCCCCCGAGCCCGAGGTCTCCCTCGGCCGGCGTCCAGCCACGCCCCGCACCCTGGGCCTGGCCCCGACCTCCGGCGGCAGCACGGCCGCCCGGCTGGGCGGCAGCGGTCTGGGTGCAGCCGGCGGCTCGGGCATCGGCGCGTCCGCCGGGCGGAGCCGGATCTCCGGCGGGCTCGCCGGTGGCGTCTCCGGCTCGGCCGGGCTGGCGATGAGCGAGCCGGTGGCGGTCGACCCGACCCCGGCACCCGAGCCGGCGCCGGCCCCGGAGCCGAAGTCCAAGTCCTACCGGATCACCACCGTGCACCCGGCCTCCTACAACGAGGCCCGCACGATCGGTGAGCGCTTCCGGGACGGCATGCCGGTGATCATGAACCTCACCGAGATGGAGCACGCCGACGCGAAGCGGCTCGTGGACTTCGCCATCGGCCTGACGTTCGGCCTGCACGGTAGTATCGAGCGCGTCACGGCCAAGGTCTTCCTGCTCAGTCCGCAGGACGTGGACGTGACGGCTGAGGACAAGGCCCGGATCCGCGAGGGCGGCTTCTTCAGCCAGTCCTGA
- a CDS encoding DivIVA-like cell division protein Wag31 yields the protein MPLTPADVHNVVFKKPPIGKRGYDEDEVDAFLDVVEAELARLIEENNDLRASGGSGSPARDERPESAPMTVAAPPPPPAQPTAPSVREDEAIRASRMLALATETAERHVNEAKAQADQMVGSAKSTSERMLSEARAKSEQMVSEAKNRADSMLGDARTRADTMEREARAKATALAQDAERKHVEAMGSLEEKRASLDRKVEELRTFEREYRTRLRSYLESHLRDLDSRGSAEPATNNRQNQHVSA from the coding sequence ATGCCACTGACTCCCGCCGACGTGCACAACGTCGTCTTCAAGAAGCCGCCGATCGGAAAGCGCGGTTACGACGAGGACGAGGTCGATGCCTTCCTCGACGTCGTCGAGGCCGAGCTGGCCCGACTCATCGAGGAGAACAACGACCTGCGCGCCTCCGGCGGCAGCGGGTCCCCGGCCCGGGACGAGCGTCCCGAGTCGGCCCCGATGACCGTCGCCGCGCCGCCGCCCCCGCCGGCCCAGCCGACCGCCCCCTCGGTCCGCGAGGACGAGGCGATCCGCGCGTCCCGGATGCTGGCGCTGGCCACCGAGACGGCCGAGCGGCACGTCAACGAGGCCAAGGCCCAGGCCGACCAGATGGTCGGCAGCGCGAAGAGCACCAGCGAGCGGATGCTGTCCGAGGCCCGCGCCAAGAGCGAGCAGATGGTCAGCGAGGCCAAGAACCGCGCCGACTCCATGCTCGGCGACGCCCGCACCCGGGCCGACACGATGGAGCGCGAGGCGCGCGCCAAGGCCACCGCGCTGGCCCAGGACGCCGAGCGCAAGCACGTCGAGGCGATGGGCTCCCTGGAGGAGAAGCGCGCCAGCCTGGACCGCAAGGTCGAGGAGCTGCGCACCTTCGAGCGGGAGTACCGCACCCGGCTGCGCTCCTACCTCGAGTCGCACCTGCGTGACCTGGACAGCCGCGGCTCGGCCGAGCCGGCCACCAACAACCGGCAGAACCAGCACGTCAGCGCCTGA
- the ftsZ gene encoding cell division protein FtsZ, with protein MTPPHNYLAVIKVVGIGGGGVNAVNRMIEVGLKGVEFIAINTDAQALLMSDADVKLDVGRELTRGLGAGAQPDVGRQAAEDHREEIEEVLKGADMVFVTAGEGGGTGTGGAPVVASIARKLGALTIGVVTRPFSFEGKRRAVQAETGIEELRNECDTLIVIPNDRLLQLGDRNVSVMDAFRTADQVLLSGVQGITDLITTPGLINLDFADVKSVMSGAGSALMGIGSARGDNRALLAAEQAIASPLLEASMEGAHGVLLSISGGSDLGLFEINEAASLVSDAAHPDANIIFGAVIDDALGDEVRVTVIAAGFDGGKPSNRKDAGTTSLATAAPVAPAPAAPATTAVPRPAVPAQTGERLVTPAPTAAAPASPAAPRPGQPGQAPQGGGITVPPLPPIAGAGSGTRRPLASEDFEEELDIPEFLRSQ; from the coding sequence ATGACACCTCCGCACAACTACCTCGCGGTCATCAAGGTCGTCGGCATCGGCGGCGGCGGGGTGAACGCGGTCAACCGCATGATCGAGGTCGGCCTCAAGGGGGTCGAGTTCATCGCGATCAACACCGACGCACAGGCACTGCTGATGAGCGACGCGGACGTCAAGCTCGACGTCGGCCGCGAGCTCACCCGCGGCCTGGGCGCGGGCGCGCAGCCCGATGTCGGCCGCCAGGCCGCAGAGGACCACCGCGAGGAGATCGAAGAGGTGCTCAAGGGCGCCGACATGGTCTTCGTGACGGCGGGCGAGGGCGGTGGCACCGGTACCGGTGGTGCCCCGGTCGTCGCCTCCATCGCCCGCAAGCTCGGTGCCCTGACCATCGGCGTGGTCACCCGCCCGTTCTCCTTCGAGGGGAAGCGGCGGGCCGTCCAGGCCGAGACGGGGATCGAGGAGCTGCGCAACGAGTGCGACACGCTCATCGTGATCCCGAACGACCGGCTGCTGCAGCTCGGCGACCGGAACGTCAGCGTCATGGACGCCTTCCGGACCGCCGACCAGGTGCTGCTCTCCGGTGTCCAGGGCATCACCGACCTGATCACCACGCCCGGCCTGATCAACCTGGACTTCGCCGACGTCAAGTCGGTCATGTCCGGGGCGGGCTCGGCGCTGATGGGCATCGGCAGCGCCCGCGGCGACAACCGCGCGCTGCTGGCCGCCGAGCAGGCGATCGCCAGCCCGCTGCTGGAGGCCTCGATGGAGGGCGCCCACGGCGTCCTGCTGTCGATCTCCGGCGGGTCGGACCTGGGCCTGTTCGAGATCAACGAGGCCGCCTCGCTGGTCTCCGACGCAGCGCACCCGGACGCCAACATCATCTTCGGCGCCGTCATCGACGACGCCCTGGGTGACGAGGTGCGGGTGACCGTGATCGCCGCCGGCTTCGACGGGGGCAAGCCCAGCAACCGCAAGGACGCCGGGACCACCTCGCTCGCCACGGCCGCCCCGGTGGCGCCCGCACCGGCGGCCCCGGCGACGACCGCCGTCCCGCGGCCGGCCGTCCCGGCGCAGACCGGCGAGCGGCTGGTGACCCCGGCCCCCACGGCCGCGGCCCCGGCCTCGCCGGCCGCCCCCCGCCCGGGGCAGCCCGGTCAGGCACCGCAGGGTGGCGGGATCACCGTGCCGCCGCTCCCGCCGATCGCCGGCGCCGGCAGCGGCACCCGCCGTCCGCTGGCCTCGGAGGACTTCGAGGAGGAGCTCGACATCCCCGAGTTCCTCCGCTCCCAGTGA
- a CDS encoding peroxidase-related enzyme (This protein belongs to a clade of uncharacterized proteins related to peroxidases such as the alkylhydroperoxidase AhpD.), whose translation MSDQPPISRFPVVPLAELPADLRARFAEVADRSGFLPNVFAALAWRPAEARAFFALHDALMDKDTPGLSQADREVLVVATSAANGCLYCVVAHGALVRIRARDRYLADQVAVDWRKAPLSPRLRAVVEVGVLLAVDPVRVTAEQQAGLRGHGLTEGDVWDVGAIVALFALSNRLVHWAAVPPNEEFHLLGRVPRT comes from the coding sequence ATGAGCGACCAGCCGCCGATCAGCCGGTTCCCCGTCGTGCCCCTGGCCGAGCTGCCCGCGGACCTCCGCGCGCGGTTCGCCGAGGTCGCCGACAGGAGCGGTTTCCTGCCCAACGTGTTCGCCGCGCTGGCCTGGCGCCCGGCGGAGGCGCGGGCGTTCTTCGCGCTGCACGACGCGCTGATGGACAAGGACACCCCCGGGCTGAGCCAGGCCGACCGTGAGGTGCTGGTCGTGGCGACCAGCGCGGCCAACGGGTGCCTCTACTGCGTCGTGGCCCACGGCGCGCTGGTGCGGATCCGGGCGCGCGACAGGTACCTGGCCGACCAGGTGGCCGTGGACTGGCGCAAGGCGCCGCTGTCGCCGCGGCTGCGGGCGGTGGTCGAGGTCGGGGTGCTGCTGGCCGTCGACCCGGTGCGGGTGACCGCCGAGCAGCAGGCCGGCCTCCGCGGGCACGGGCTCACCGAGGGCGACGTGTGGGACGTGGGCGCCATCGTGGCGCTGTTCGCGCTGTCCAACCGGCTGGTGCACTGGGCCGCGGTGCCGCCCAACGAGGAGTTCCACCTGCTGGGCCGGGTGCCCCGGACGTGA